GGCGGGCTGATGGGCAGTGAAACACGATATCCCACAGTTGGACTATCATTCGGAGTAGATGTCATTTGTACAGCACTGAACGTGTTGACTAAAAACGAGAGCAACTCACCATTAGTGGATCTTTACTTAATACCTCTCAACACGGAGAAGGAAGCGCTCGTACTGGCCAGAGCCCTAAGGAAAAATGGTTTGCGGGTTGAAACAGAATTCGGCCGCAAAAAAGTCGGCAAAGCGATGGAGCGGGCAAACAAAGAAAGTATCAGATATGTAGTCGTACTTGGAGAAAAAGAAGTGAGTGAAAACAAGTACCGGGTGAAAGACATGGTGACTGGAGAAGATGAGGAGTTTGAATTCAAGTTTTGAGCATAAACAAGACACCCGCTGAGTAGTTGAGCGGGTGTTTTTGAATCACGGGGACGTATATTTTGTTTCATTCGGCGAGCGAAACATTGCGTGCACTGGGGTGGGTCTATTTACACTAAACTCACAAACTTTTGCGCAAGCTGACGAATCCGCGGACGGAACTTGCGAACTTGCCCGAGAACCTCACGAAAGTCGCGGGTCACCTGAGGAACTCTACACCCAACCTTACAAACTCACTCCTCAACCTCAATAACCGAATCCAAAGAAACTTCTGCGTGATAAATTCCTTTACTATTCATCAAAAACAAATGGTTGCCGCGCATGCGGATCGAGGCATTTTTATGCTCCAGTTCTTTTCCATGTTCGTCTTTCAACATAACCGTGTTTTCTAGTCGAAACTCACCGTTAGACCTTTTGAGAATTAGAAAGTTTAACCGTTGCGAGCAGTATACAAGCATCGTGTCAGCATCAATCAATATAAATTGACTGAAACTGATTTTTTCTTCTATTTCATCATGCTGGACTTCTTCGAAATGATCGAAGTAAACAAAGGATGACATGAGCGTATAATGGGCGAATACTTGATCGGCACTTTGGACGTTAAATCCCTGCAATTCAAACATCATCGGCAACTCTGGACGGAAAACGACTTCACCCTTTTCTGAAAAGACAGCGATACCTGAATAGCCAATCGGCTCTTCCCAACCAAGGTTTCCATATACGCCCTCATCAAAATAGCCGACCCAGATTGTATTCTCATCATCAATCGCCAGGTCAGAGATCCCGTCTCCCAGCACAAACTCATCCAGACATTCACCATCCATTGTGTATCTCCTGGCATTTTGCTGAATCCAGTCCTCTGTTCTTCTGCACCTGCATGAAGCGAGCAAAATTGTGCCGTCTGTATACGTATCAATTTTATTAGGGATAAAAGGGAGATCTTTGACAGCAAATGTCGATACGGCATTCCGATCGATGATCCTCACTGTAAAATCTTGACTAAACGTCCTTTCATCCAAATTTACAAATGGAGTAAAATCCTCATCTACAATGATAATCTTTTGATCACGCGTCAAGGTTGTATTGTATACCTTCTCTGCTGGAACAACCACATCACTCCACTTACTCAAAACGATGGTTTTCATCTATGTATCCGCCTCCGTCATATAAATAAAGACGTTTAAGCTGAATCATACACAGATGGATGGATCCAGCTTAAACGTCCTGTTTGACTAGTTCTATTTACACTAAACTCACAAACTTTCGCGCAAGCTGACGAATTCGCGGACGGAGCTCACGAATTTGCCTTCTAACCTCACGAAAGTCGCGGCTAACCTGAGGAACTCACCTCGTAACCTCACAACCCCACTCCATCATCAAAAAATCGAACTTCGAAACACCTCTTTATGATAAATTCCTTCATCATGTATTAAAAACAAGTCTTTTCCACGCATTCTGATCGTTGTTTTTTTGATGTCGAATTTGGTTCCGTGTTTGTCTTGTAACATGATCTCATCTCTTTTTTCATACTCCTCAAACTCATTCTTCCTGTGAAGTCGATAGAGTTTTTCAGCGCCGTATACGAGCATCTCATTCCAATTCAGCAGAATCAATTCGTCAATGTCGACATCTATATCTAGATATCCATGCTGCACTAATTCAAATCGATCGAAATGAGTAAAATGTGAGAGCATGGTGTAATGAACATAAACTTCATCGGCGTATCCCACGTTCAACGCTTTTACTTCATCAATGCCCAGCGACTCCGGCTTGAACAGGACCTCTCCCTTTTCTGAGAAAGCCACTAATCCTGACTGGCCAATCGGCTTGTTCCAATCAGGGCTGCCCTTTACCCCTTTTTTATCATAGCCTACCCAGATCGTATTCTCATGATCGATCGCAACCCTTGAAATCCCGTCTCCGAGCACGAACTCATCCAGACACTCCCCGTCGAGTGAGTACCTCCTCGCATTCTGCTGAATCGCATCGCCTGTTTTCCGGCACGTGCTTGATACGATCAAAACCGAGCCGTCATTAAATGTATCCAATTTAGCCGGCACAAAAGGAAGATCCTTTACTGCAATCGACGTCACATGATCTTGATCAACCAAACGGACAGCAAAATCCCCTCTAAAAGTTAGGTGGTTCCACGCTGGAGATTGATCAAAACCCTCCGCAAGAAAAAGGATCTTATGATCATTTGTGACCGCTACTGTCGACCTTGCAGCCTCCGGAACAATCACATCACTCCATTTCGTCAGCTCAATCGTTTTCATTTACACAGGCTCCTCCCTTAATATGCTGCTAATATCTTATTCAAAACATGAACCCCTTTTCGCTCATACAGGAGGATGCCATGATAGATCCACAGCTGACTGACACAAGAGACAAACTGGTCCGCCGCTAAACGATGAGAGTTAATTACTCAGGCTGTAAGTGGAGGATGGACGGTGGCAGAGGTTGTCGAGCATCCGACAGTGGCTGAAGTGAATTTTCTCCGACTCGTGGAAAATTTCACCCCTCAGCAACAAATTCAATCATTGCGCCGTTCTTCATATTTTTTATATTCATTCCATACGGTAGTTGAGATACGAGATTCTGAATCTGATAACTCGCTATACCATTGATGATGATCCCCATTACTGAAATGATCATTAATGAGAAGCAGAGACTGATAAACAAACTCATAGACCATTTGAAGCCTCTCCAGATTTTCATTCGATGTCTCACCATCGTTGTCTAACTCGCTGTAAAAGTTAGACAACAAAGCCAGTTCATTTCCGATCACACCAACATTCCCGTTTATCCGCTGAATATCCCCGGCCAGGGAATTCAGCTGTTCCTGATGTCTTACGAAACCGGTGTCACTAGATTGCGCTTCCAATTCATTGATCCAAAATTCAGGATCAGTCTCAAGTTCAAATAACGCATTCTTGATAGTAGTGGCATAATACGCCCCACCCTGCCCTTTAAATGCTTGATTTTGTTGATAAATGAAAATATTAAATGACACTGAAATCACAAGAACGATGGACAATACAATGAGCAGATATGTACTTTTTCGACCTATGAGATCCACCACCCAAACTGATTTTTCCGGTAATTAGCTTATATTTTCGATCAATTAACGAAATTACACATGATGAGCTTCTTAGAATCCCTGAGTCTATTTACACTAAACTCACAAACTTTCCCGCAAGCTCACGAATCCGCGGACGGAACTCACGAACTTGCCCGAGAACCTCACGAAAGTCGCGGCTAACCTGATGAACTCCGGCCACAACCTCACATACCCCACCCTCAACTCTCAACCTTATACTTATTCAACACCTCTTCAGGTATGTGACAGTAATCATCCGGGCATTTTGCCAGGCGGTCCTGGTGTTCTTCGGCGCTTCTTACGTAGTTGGTGAGCGGCAGGACTTCGACAGCGACCCGGTCGGCGTCGGGTCTGTTATGTATAAACGCGCTCGCTGCTTCTAAATGAGCGGGATCTTCACTGCACACGCCGGTTCTGTACTTCTCCCCAACGTCATCCCCCTGCCGGTTCACACTATACGGATCAATGATTTCAAAGAAATAACCCATCAGCTGATCCACCGTAACCACACCCGGATCAAAGACCGTCTTCACACATTCCGCATAGCCATCGTACGGACCTTCAAGCGTCTCACCAGCACCATTCGCCCGCCCCGCTTCCGTCCACGTCACACCAGGCAGCGTCTTGATAAATGCCTGCACACCCCAGAGGCAGCCTCCAGCGAAATAGATGGTTTGCATGTTACTCACCTCGTTTTCTTAATTAAAGTAGCAGTGAACTTTTTTGATAAAGGATAAATTATCTCTACCTCTATTTTATTGGATGAAAATACCTTTTAACAAGGTTATAATTGATAAAACACCAAAAGGAGTATGCTCAGTGCCTGAATACAATAAACTCGTCCGCGACCAGATTCCAAATATCATTAGTAAAAGCGGTAAGAAATTCGAAACGCGAATACTCAGTGACAAAGAATTTTTAACAGAGCTTAAAAAGAAAATGCAAGAAGAACTTTATGAATACTACTCTGCAACAAATCACTTTGATGCGATTGAAGAGCTTGCTGATCTTCTTGAACTGATTGCAACGGCAGCTAAAACACACGGATCGTCACTTGAGGATGTAGAGATTTTACGTAAGAAGAAAGCCAATGAACGAGGCGGATTTGATGATAGAATATTCTTAGTCAGTGTAGAAGATTAGAAACGGAGAGAATTTCACATGAGCCACAAGCTGAAGGTTGCTGAAGCAAAAGCTGAATATATTACAGAGCAGGACGTGTGGAGTCATTTCAATTTTATCTTCTCCTCAAGATCCAAAAACTCTACCACTTACAAATTCGTACTGATTAAATCTCTTCTTGAAAATCTATATAACGTTAATAGTCAGCTTGAACTTACATATTTTCAGATATTTGAGAGCTTTACAAAGATCTACTGGAATCTGGTCATCCACCATAAACTAAATCAAATTAACATGTATGGAAAAAAAGCTGGTGTGCAGACAGAACTTGAAGCCTTTCAGCAAAAATACATGATTGATGATTCCATCGTCTTTGATAGATTACCGGATCACCTGCAGCTTGAACTCATTCGAAAAGTAACAACAAAATCTAAAATTAACGTAATGGGTGCCATCTACGGGGATACGGGAGGCAACATTTATTCTTTCAATAATAAAACCGAACATCTTAAACTAACACCCAACTTTTATACGTTTATGCAAAAACATCAGAAAGTGATTATGTATCTTGCCAACTATCAACTGGCACTGTTTTTAGAGAAATTCAATGACAGCGGAAACACGATTAATCTCCTTATGAAAGTTGAGAACTTATCAAAGCGTTCTTCACTGGACAGCTTTTATAAGATCCTTACTTCGGTTTATCAAAATGAGTGCTTTTACTGCGGAAAAGAGATTCGCTCGCGAAAAGGAAATCATGTTGATCATTTCATCCCTTGGAGCTTTGTGCAGACTGATCAGCTATGGAATCTCGTGATTGCTTGCAGCAAATGCAATACTTCTAAAAACGATAAACTTGCAGAGAGTGCTTTTTTGCAAAAGCTGATCGAGAGAAATACAGCATTACTGAAAGATCAAATTATTCTTAAGCGAACTGATATGCAGATATACAGACCTGATAAGCTTAAAGCTCTATACAAATTCTCTATAAATAACGGATACACTGGTGTTTGGGTTCCGAAAAACGCTTAAGAACTAAAGCAGGAAGAGTGGTTTGAAAAATATAATTATCATATCCGTCCTATGTGTATACAATACCACTTTCTGAACTTATGAACTTGGACAAGTTCCATGTAGCTACGTTGCAGAACCTCCACACTTTACTTTATACGGTTGGAGCAAGATAGTATTGGATTATCATCCTTGATAATTTTGGATCAATTGGTATATACAGCAATAAAGATTATGCATTTATTTAAACACTTTACTTAATTAGATTGTTCATCCTATTAGAACTATTAATTCAGAAATTAATAAATGATAGCCTTTAAGGAGGGTTGCTATGTTTGATGAGTTATTTCATTTGTTAGATGCCAATGTTTCTCCTTTAATTGTCGAAGAGAAAATTAAAGGAGAAACATTTGTAGTACGAACTTATAAAAACACCGAAAGTATTTTTTCAAAGGTATTCTTCATAGCTATAAATAAAAGAACTTCTAATATGTTCTCAACAAGTGGAGAATCGTATTCAGATTGTTTAAAGAAACTACATGACTTCTTAATATAAAATATTTATTAATAAATATTTTATATTCTCACACAATAAGAATAGTGAATTGTAATATAACAGAAAAGAAAAAGTTGAATAAAAAATTTAATCGAAAAAAGAATAATTCCCTTTAATTATTCTTAATCATGTTGTGATAAATCTAAACCCGATTGTTATTTAATTCAGAATACCCATATTTATGAACAACTTTTCTAAGATACAGCATAGAAAAAAAACGGTTCCATTTCACTAAGTAGTAACATCCAATTTAATTCTTAGATGCTAATGGTCCTCACTCGTCTTATACTAGTTACAAGGTTCTTTTTTTTAGTCTGAGAAGTATTAAATCATTCGAATTATTTTAATGTGAATTAATTGATTATACATAAACAAAAATCATCTTCATAGTTATAGTTTTATTTTCTTGATATAGTAGTAATATAATGTTTTGTAATTGTCGAAACATATCTATGCGGTCTTCAATTTTTCATGAAATTTCTAACGAAGATGAATAATATCAGCTAGATAAATCAAAGGAATCAACATCCCACCTTAATAATACAATTAAATGTGGAAAGGGGACATATATAATTTATGAATAAACAAAAACTAGCATCCAGAATATGGGAATCTGCTAATAAAATGCGCTCAAAGATCGAGGCTAACGAATATAAAGATTACATTTTAGGATTTATTTTTTATAAATACCTCTCAGACAATGAGGTAAAGAAACTGAAAGAACTAGGTTTTACACAGGAAGATATTGAGGGAGTTGTTGAAGAAGATGCTGAAATCGTAAAGTATGTCCGTGAAAATGTCGGTTACTTTATTGCTTACAAGGACTTATTCTCAACTTGGCTCCAAATGGGCAAAGATTTTGATGTGGCAAACGTCACGGATGCCTTGTCAGCTTTCAACCGTTTGATTAACCCTTCTCATAAAAAGGTATACGAGGGTATATTCAATACTTTACAGACTGGTTTAAGCAAACTTGGTGATAGTTCAGCTTCTAGAACAAAAGCTATCAGCGATCTGATCCATTTAATTAAAGATATACCTATGGACGGCAGACAAGATTACGATGTGATTGGATTTATATATGAATATCTTATTAGCATGTTCGCTGCTAATGCAGGGAAAAAA
The sequence above is drawn from the Jeotgalibacillus aurantiacus genome and encodes:
- a CDS encoding peptide-methionine (S)-S-oxide reductase, whose product is MQTIYFAGGCLWGVQAFIKTLPGVTWTEAGRANGAGETLEGPYDGYAECVKTVFDPGVVTVDQLMGYFFEIIDPYSVNRQGDDVGEKYRTGVCSEDPAHLEAASAFIHNRPDADRVAVEVLPLTNYVRSAEEHQDRLAKCPDDYCHIPEEVLNKYKVES
- a CDS encoding nucleoside triphosphate pyrophosphohydrolase, translated to MPEYNKLVRDQIPNIISKSGKKFETRILSDKEFLTELKKKMQEELYEYYSATNHFDAIEELADLLELIATAAKTHGSSLEDVEILRKKKANERGGFDDRIFLVSVED
- a CDS encoding HNH endonuclease, giving the protein MSHKLKVAEAKAEYITEQDVWSHFNFIFSSRSKNSTTYKFVLIKSLLENLYNVNSQLELTYFQIFESFTKIYWNLVIHHKLNQINMYGKKAGVQTELEAFQQKYMIDDSIVFDRLPDHLQLELIRKVTTKSKINVMGAIYGDTGGNIYSFNNKTEHLKLTPNFYTFMQKHQKVIMYLANYQLALFLEKFNDSGNTINLLMKVENLSKRSSLDSFYKILTSVYQNECFYCGKEIRSRKGNHVDHFIPWSFVQTDQLWNLVIACSKCNTSKNDKLAESAFLQKLIERNTALLKDQIILKRTDMQIYRPDKLKALYKFSINNGYTGVWVPKNA